Proteins found in one Lutimonas zeaxanthinifaciens genomic segment:
- a CDS encoding glucose-1-phosphate adenylyltransferase, protein MFTKKVLGIILGGGQGSRLYPLTESRSKPAVPIAGKYRLVDIPISNCINSEIKRMYVLTQFNSASLNRHIKNTYHFSFFSQAFVDVLAAEQTPMSDTWFQGTADAVRQSMHHFLRHEFEYALILSGDQLYQMDYNLMVDQHIKSKAKISIATIPVNAKEATSFGILKSDEKNKITSFIEKPDSSLLPDWTSEVSDDMKAAGRNYLASMGIYIFNRDLLIDLMNNPDTNDFGKEIIPQSIDKHKVVSYQYEGYWTDIGNIDSFFEANLGLTDDIPAFDLYDRNKRIYTRARMLPTSKISGTTLNRSVIGEGCIIHAAKIDRSVIGIRSRIGNESTVINTYMMGNDWYETLDDIEKKRTQILMGIGERCFIKNAIIDKNCRIGDDVRINGGPHQKDRETETYCVKDGIVVIKKGAVIPKGYVI, encoded by the coding sequence ATGTTCACTAAAAAAGTTTTAGGAATTATCCTCGGAGGAGGACAGGGATCTCGACTTTACCCCCTTACAGAAAGTCGTTCTAAACCTGCTGTGCCGATAGCGGGCAAATACAGATTAGTCGATATTCCAATTTCGAATTGTATCAACTCAGAGATCAAAAGAATGTATGTGTTGACACAATTTAATTCCGCATCCCTTAACAGACATATTAAGAACACCTATCATTTTAGTTTCTTCAGCCAGGCATTTGTAGATGTTCTTGCAGCTGAACAGACCCCTATGAGCGATACCTGGTTTCAGGGCACGGCTGATGCAGTTCGACAAAGCATGCATCATTTCCTAAGGCATGAATTTGAATATGCTTTGATTTTATCAGGAGATCAGTTGTATCAGATGGACTATAACCTGATGGTCGATCAACACATCAAAAGCAAGGCGAAAATTTCTATTGCTACAATTCCTGTTAATGCGAAAGAAGCTACCTCTTTTGGAATTCTTAAATCTGATGAAAAGAACAAAATAACCTCGTTCATTGAAAAGCCGGATTCAAGTTTGCTTCCAGACTGGACTTCTGAAGTGAGCGATGACATGAAGGCGGCTGGACGAAATTATCTTGCTTCGATGGGGATCTACATATTTAACAGGGATTTGCTGATCGATCTGATGAATAATCCGGATACAAATGATTTTGGAAAGGAAATAATTCCGCAGTCAATCGATAAGCATAAGGTAGTGAGCTATCAATACGAAGGATATTGGACGGATATAGGAAATATAGATTCATTTTTTGAAGCGAATCTGGGATTGACAGATGATATTCCTGCCTTCGATCTTTATGACCGAAACAAACGGATCTATACCAGAGCAAGAATGCTTCCCACTTCAAAAATTTCAGGAACAACCTTGAATAGAAGCGTCATTGGTGAAGGATGTATTATCCATGCTGCAAAAATAGACAGGTCAGTTATTGGAATCCGTTCGCGAATTGGAAACGAATCTACGGTGATCAATACGTATATGATGGGTAATGACTGGTACGAGACCCTTGATGATATCGAAAAGAAAAGAACACAGATACTGATGGGTATTGGTGAGCGATGCTTTATAAAGAACGCCATCATTGATAAAAATTGCCGCATTGGAGATGATGTAAGAATTAATGGAGGGCCTCATCAAAAAGACAGAGAAACTGAAACTTACTGTGTTAAGGATGGCATTGTTGTTATCAAGAAAGGTGCAGTTATTCCAAAAGGATACGTAATTTAA